A region of Penaeus chinensis breed Huanghai No. 1 chromosome 38, ASM1920278v2, whole genome shotgun sequence DNA encodes the following proteins:
- the LOC125045793 gene encoding S-antigen protein-like, with amino-acid sequence MFRTLDYGRQSISSPLTVALRLVVLTVRAKTETKTHQKTETKTHQKTGTKTHQKTGQKPKQKTGQKPKQKTGAKPNRKRRQKPIRKREQKPMRKREQKPNRKRGQKPIRKREQKPIRKRGQKPTRKRGQNPTENGNKTHQKTGAKPNRKREQKPTRKRGQNPPENGDKNPTENGNKTHQKTGAKPNRKREQKPIRKRGQKPNRKRGQNPAENGDKTQQKTGTKPTRKRGQKPNRKRGTKPKQKTGTKTHQKTGAKTQQKTGTKPNRKRGQNTPENGENGDKNPPENGGKNPPENGGKNQPENGDKNPPENGGKNPPENGDKNPPENGENGDKNQPENRDKNPPENGNKTHQKTETKTHQKTGNKTQTENGKPVDRSAPQTSSQDIRMTRESFGIANQDLPSKQRRLRECKEARKPRIRFLRSGCLKVAP; translated from the exons ATGTTCCGAACGCTGGACTATGGCAGACAATCCATTTCGTCTCCTTTAACAGTTGCACTTAGGCTCGTAGTCCTCACCGTGAGAGCG AAAACGGAGACAAAAACCCACCAGAAAACGGAGACAAAAACCCACCAGAAAACGGGGACAAAAACCCACCAGAAAACGGGGCAAAAACCCAAACAGAAAACGGGGCAAAAACCCAAACAGAAAACGGGGGCAAaacccaacagaaaacggagacaaAAACCCATCAGAAAACGGGAACAAAAACCCATGAGAAAACGGGAACAAAAacccaacagaaaacggggacaaAAACCCATCAGAAAACGGGAACAAAAACCCATCAGAAAACGGGGACAAAAACCCACCAGAAAACGGGGGCAAaacccaacagaaaacgggaacaaaaCCCACCAGAAAACGGGGGCAAaacccaacagaaaacgggaacaaaaACCCACCAGAAAACGGGGGCAAAACCCACCAGAAAACGGGGACAAAaacccaacagaaaacgggaacaaaaCCCACCAGAAAACGGGGGCAAaacccaacagaaaacgggaacaaaaACCCATCAGAAAACGGGGACAAAAacccaacagaaaacggggacaaAACCCAGCAGAAAACGGGGACAAAacccaacagaaaacggggacaaAACCCACCAGAAAACGGGGGCAAAAacccaacagaaaacggggaacaaaacccaaacagaaaacggggacaaAAACACACCAGAAAACGGGGGCAAAAacccaacagaaaacggggacaaaacccaacagaaaacggggacaaAACACACCAGAAAACGGGG aaaacggggacaaAAACCCACCAGAAAACGGGGGCAAAAACCCACCAGAAAACGGGGGCAAAAACCAACCAGAAAACGGGGACAAAAACCCACCAGAAAACGGGGGCAAAAACCCACCAGAAAACGGGGACAAAAACCCACCAGAAAACGGGG AAAACGGGGACAAAAACCAACCAGAAAACAGGGACAAAAACCCACCAGAAAACGGGAACAAAACCCACCAGAAAACGGAGACAAAAACCCACCAGAAAACGGGGAACAAAacccaaacagaaaacgggaaaccggTTGACAGGAGCGCACCTCAGACCTCCTCCCAAGACATCCGCATGACGAGAGAGTCCTTCGGGATCGCAAATCAGGATCTTCCGTCAAAGCAGCGACGTCTACGAGAGTGTAAGGAAGCCCGAAAGCCCAGGATCCGTTTTCTCCGAAGTGGCTGTTTAAAAGTCGCCCCGTGA